The nucleotide window AATATCCACTTGAAATGTCGTTTCATCGTATTCacgtttttaattttctttttctattctttcgGTGCGAAAATCTAGGCCGTATGGATCACGGCTGTAGCCCCCTATATTGTCCTGATTATCCTTCTCATCCGCGGCGCATCACTGCCCGGAGCCGGCGATGGCATCCGCTACTTCCTCACGCCCCAGTGGAGTAAACTGGCTGAAacaaaggtaatttttttttttctatttctttcttcaaagatgttttttttatttatttatatatatagatttattttaggtttttcattcttttttcttcttgtttttcattaaatgGCTATAGCTAGAAATAAGCCTAGCGAATGAAATTTGACGAACTCGTTTCTTAGCGGGATGTTAAATTTCActtgaaatttttattaaattctgGAATATGGGCTCGGAAAATAGAATGTAAAGACGGCCTTCttagataagaaaacaaattactTTACACGACGCCCGTCTACCCGTTCAATCAATTATGAGGAAAAGGTGGGATGTTAAACTATAGAGTTGTAAAACTGTGTCAAGGTTGCAATAAGTTACTCTATCTCCATTAGCAATAGATGTTTGAATATTTCAGCGTTAACAATAATAACCTCTTGCCTATCTTTATCAGctctttgaaaaaatttgatttgatGAATCTTGCTGCCGTCTCCTCTCGAATAAAATCCGTAGTAATAAATTTGATTTCTATGATGGTAATATGACAGGTTTGGACTGATGCAGCATCACAAGTTTTTTTCTCACTGGGACCTGGTTTCGGCACCTTATTGGCCCTCTCCAGCTACAACAAGTTCCACAACAATTGCTTCTAGTGAGTCTCTCCTTCCCTCTTTTTCGGTCTAATCTCTCTTGTTGTTCGAAATGAGCTCTCGATCGTTGACAAAATGCCACTTGAATGGAAAACCTTCTCACTATGTTCTATACAGCTGGAGGGGTGCCAATCGACAAAGCCCTAATAATCCGTGTGTgtaatctttttttgttttgtttgcctgGGATATTCGCAGTGACGCCTTGTTGACGAGCTCCATCAATTTGGCCACCAGCTTGTTGGCCGGCTTTGTCATTTTTGCCGTACTCGGTTATATGGCAGAAATCAGAAACGTCTCGATCGATCAACTTGGCCTCGAAGGTTTGCTTATTCGCTTTCTATTCAAAAGGCACCGTAGAATTTAACGTTCCATCCGATTTTATCTAGGTCCGGGATTGGTATTCGTCGTTTATCCAGAAGCAATAGCCACCATGGCCGGATCGACCTTTTGGTCGAATGATATTCTTCTTCCTGTTGATCACCCTAGGTAAAATTTAATCACATAGTTTCGGACTAATTACGTGTATTTAATGTTATCTTTAATTTACGTTAAGGATTGGATAGCACGTTTGGTGGGTTAGAAGCAATGATTACCGGCTTATGCGATGAGTACCCAGTTCTGCTGGGCCGGCGGCGGGAATTATTTGTTGGAGTGTTGCTCGTTTTCATCTACCTCTGCGCTCTCCCGACCACCACCTATGTAATAAAGGCTCAATGTAATCTACTTTAGATAAAGCTATAGAAGTTAATAATTCTGTGATGGGACAGGGCGGAATGTATTTGGTGGATTTATTGAACGTCTACGGCCCAGGCATTGCCATCCTTTTCTTGGTGTTTGTGGAAGCAATGGGTGTGAGTTGGTGTTATGGTACGCAGAGATTCTCCAACGATATCGAATCCATGCTGGGCTTTCAACCTGGACCCTTTTGGAAGATCACTTGGGCTTATGTCAGCCCCATCTTTATTTTGGTAATCAATTACACTATTCTGTTTTTGAGGTCGAAATACCTGGAGTTACTTACTTTTACCATCGTTTCGTTTAGTTAATTTTCATCTGTACTTTGGTCGATCCGGTCCCACTGGATACGCAAGATTACACTTATCCTGCCTGGTCCATCAAAGTCGGTTGGGTACTCACAGCCATTCCGCTGTCTTGCATCCCTGTCTACATGATCTACAAATTTGGCATTACGAAAGGATCTTTTACGCAGGTTCGTTGTTTCAGACGCAATACCTTTACGATTTCTTGAGAAACTGAAGAGAATGATGATTTGTTTGTAGCGACTGGTGAAAATGTTTACACCGGAAGACACGAGTGATCCTCGGAATTTGTCGCAAATATCTTTGACGGCTCGTGATGCCGTGGGACCCAGCAGTGTCGGCCACCACTCCACCTCCTACGGCACTCAAGTCTGAATCAACAACAGAATCCACACTTAAttaagtatttttatttttgtttaaaatttttttttcggggattAGGAGTTAATTACCGttcagctttttttcttttgttttatacgATAAGTCATTAGTAATATATTCATGTTCATAGAAGTATAGTAGGGTAATATCATCTGTTATCATGGATGTTTTTCCTCTTGTTGTTTTATAAGACCCCTGTCCTTTCATTTTGGAttcgttttattattattaaaagaTATTACAAGTAGCACTTGATGACTGTATAACCCTGAAGAAAGTTCCAGTAAGCAACAGCCGGCTTAAAGGgactttattttccttttttttgtatgctcTCTTATCTAGACGACAATTCCGTAAATAAACATGTGAGAGTCGGATTGTAATAAATCTTCTCACATTTTTCAATGACAATGCTCCTTCCGCTCAACTAATGGCAACAGCTGCTTTGTGAGCTTATTCAAATTTGTCTATTCAATAAAACATGCAGAAGACATTATGCACCCGCTACATGCGGAAGCGCCAAACAGATGTCAACATTTCCAGACGCATTTGTTTCGTACGTTAAATAATTCTAATCGGGTTGACAAAGAGCAGAATCACAGCGATAC belongs to Daphnia magna isolate NIES linkage group LG1, ASM2063170v1.1, whole genome shotgun sequence and includes:
- the LOC116936546 gene encoding LOW QUALITY PROTEIN: sodium-dependent serotonin transporter (The sequence of the model RefSeq protein was modified relative to this genomic sequence to represent the inferred CDS: deleted 1 base in 1 codon), with translation MLPENASASNGTVVEGGGDKLQCGNSPNSSSSSASVESLKQPDMMAKETTLSGKVSGADEQQELILLNHHPDNDEDKAQIVFFLSETAASAGIPRPDATNDLPALEERETWAKKAEFLLAVIGFAVDLGNVWRFPYICYKNGGGAFLIPYVVMMVFGGLPLFYMELALGQFHRSGCLTLWRRICPALKGVGYAICIIDFYMGMYYNTIIGWAVYYFVASFTSELPWTSCDHPWNTNSCALVGPVDNGTFVRSPAQEYFERNVLENYLSDGLDDIGPIKWSLALCVFAVFILVYFSLWKGVRSTGKAVWITAVAPYIVLIILLIRGASLPGAGDGIRYFLTPQWSKLAETKVWTDAASQVFFSLGPGFGTLLALSSYNKFHNNCFYDALLTSSINLATSLLAGFVIFAVLGYMAEIRNVSIDQLGLEGPGLVFVVYPEAIATMAGSTFWSMIFFFLLITLGLDSTFGGLEAMITGLCDEYPVLLGRRRELFVGVLLVFIYLCALPTTTYGGMYLVDLLNVYGPGIAILFLVFVEAMGVSWCYGTQRFSNDIESMLGFQPGPFWKITWAYVSPIFILLIFICTLVDPVPLDTQDYTYPAWSIKVGWVLTAIPLSCIPVYMIYKFGITKGSFTQRLVKMFTPEDTSDPRNLSQISLTARDAVGPSSVGHHSTSYGTQV